A region of bacterium DNA encodes the following proteins:
- a CDS encoding PIN domain protein encodes MKIYLDNCCFNRPFDDQSQLRIKLEVEAKLKIQEGIRLGNFQLAWSYILDYENSKNHFAERRRQISGWKKYAMVDVYENPTIINEANLFYRNGLRKFDSLHIACAIYGGVLN; translated from the coding sequence ATGAAGATATATCTTGATAACTGTTGTTTTAATCGACCATTTGACGACCAATCACAGTTACGAATTAAACTTGAAGTTGAAGCAAAACTAAAAATTCAAGAGGGAATCCGTTTAGGTAATTTTCAGCTGGCATGGTCATATATCCTTGATTACGAAAATAGCAAAAATCACTTTGCTGAAAGAAGAAGGCAAATTAGTGGATGGAAAAAATATGCTATGGTTGACGTCTACGAGAATCCTACAATAATAAATGAAGCTAATTTATTTTATCGTAACGGGTTGAGAAAATTTGATTCCTTACATATAGCCTGTGCAATTTATGGTGGTGTCCTAAATTAG
- a CDS encoding AAA family ATPase, whose product MRLRNLKLSNFGPFFSYEIPFVEEEPVCLLLTGKNNEGKSTIIFALKLIASASQSFNNKQRIVLDHNTYYRLSQQSIENINIGRTLHNYSGEIAQITATFENNLTIEVFLNEPRNLIYADYSGYLPSDIKDIFGFIPPLGPLAEDEEYLTMKHIRASLNTTLAPRHLRNHFAQLLTKEEYQLVQEIINSTWSSIKLFDYEYHSQDNTLRCFFQENKIDRELAWAGQGLQVWFQIVTHLVRLRNTSILVLDEPEINLHAEKQNDLISILHQYYHGSVIIATHSIELMNNVNVSHIIHICKSSSSPKIKSTTDRVYLDLVRSHVGSNFNLVASQFETYDRLIFTEELSDFKIIAALADGFGISNNAFGIPLNGFCEYPKAKYYRDAYKILIGRDIPCVVVLDRDYYPEEHLQEVSQNLAKDNIAVIFTPGKEIENCFLFPIIIEKFIQMEDRNKFVEFWEQLFKDQYLDCYGSYLTLHEKFLPPRIDLKTITKQYTPIFNTLWNESTKRHLVIGGKTALKKLRTFYQGLTKRNLTQQDLINELVKTRVTEVEQMLNAVYG is encoded by the coding sequence ATGAGACTAAGAAATCTTAAACTTTCAAATTTTGGCCCATTCTTTTCATATGAAATACCTTTTGTTGAGGAAGAACCTGTCTGTTTGTTATTAACAGGGAAAAATAATGAAGGTAAATCAACTATAATTTTTGCGTTAAAACTCATCGCCTCAGCCAGTCAGTCATTTAATAATAAACAGCGGATAGTACTTGATCATAACACTTACTACCGTCTTTCTCAGCAATCTATTGAAAATATTAATATTGGCCGAACACTTCATAATTATTCAGGAGAAATAGCTCAGATAACGGCAACCTTTGAAAATAATTTAACGATAGAGGTTTTTTTAAATGAACCACGGAATTTAATCTATGCTGACTATAGTGGATATCTTCCTTCCGACATAAAGGATATTTTCGGTTTTATTCCCCCGCTTGGACCTTTAGCTGAAGATGAGGAGTATTTAACAATGAAACATATTCGTGCGAGTCTAAATACTACACTTGCACCTCGACATCTTCGAAATCATTTTGCCCAACTTCTTACAAAAGAAGAATATCAACTTGTTCAAGAGATAATAAACTCAACTTGGTCATCTATTAAATTATTTGATTATGAATACCATTCTCAGGATAATACACTTCGCTGTTTTTTTCAAGAAAACAAGATTGACAGAGAACTCGCATGGGCAGGGCAAGGACTGCAAGTTTGGTTTCAAATTGTAACTCACTTAGTACGTTTAAGAAATACTTCCATACTTGTACTTGATGAACCAGAAATCAATCTTCATGCTGAGAAGCAAAATGATCTTATTTCGATACTTCATCAATATTATCATGGTAGCGTCATTATTGCTACACATTCAATAGAATTAATGAATAATGTCAATGTAAGTCATATTATTCATATCTGCAAATCTTCTTCAAGTCCAAAAATTAAATCTACAACTGACCGAGTATATTTAGATTTAGTACGATCTCATGTTGGAAGTAATTTTAATTTAGTAGCCTCTCAGTTTGAAACATATGATCGACTTATATTCACCGAAGAACTATCGGATTTCAAAATTATTGCCGCATTAGCTGATGGCTTTGGAATATCAAATAATGCCTTTGGTATTCCTTTAAATGGATTTTGTGAATATCCAAAAGCTAAATACTATAGAGATGCCTACAAAATCCTTATTGGAAGAGATATTCCTTGTGTTGTCGTATTAGATAGAGACTATTATCCTGAAGAGCATTTACAAGAAGTTTCTCAAAATCTGGCTAAAGATAATATTGCCGTAATATTTACTCCTGGAAAAGAAATCGAGAATTGTTTTCTTTTTCCCATAATTATTGAAAAATTCATTCAAATGGAGGATCGCAATAAATTTGTTGAATTTTGGGAACAATTATTTAAAGATCAATATCTTGATTGTTACGGAAGCTATTTGACGCTTCATGAAAAATTTCTCCCACCACGCATTGATTTAAAAACAATTACTAAACAGTACACTCCTATTTTTAATACGTTGTGGAACGAGTCAACAAAGCGTCATTTAGTCATTGGTGGAAAAACAGCACTCAAAAAACTTAGGACATTTTATCAAGGGTTAACTAAACGCAATCTAACGCAACAAGATTTAATTAATGAATTGGTTAAAACTCGTGTTACTGAAGTAGAACAAATGCTTAATGCAGTCTATGGATAA
- a CDS encoding site-specific DNA-methyltransferase gives MQDLLIKGDNIQGLNYLLQNKNFKGRIDLVYIDPPFATGGNFTITDGRASTISNSRNGDIAYSDKLMGKKFVEFLRARIVLLHELMSEQGSIYVHIDYKIGHYIKVMMDEIFGIENFRNDITRIKCNPKNFDRIGYGNIKDLILFYTKSSNPIWNEPREKYTEKDLEKLFPKIDKQGRRYTTVPIHAPGETENGKSNQPFKGMMPPKGRHWRTDVETLEQWDKEGLIEWSPTGNPRKIIYADEREGKRVQDVWEFKDPQYPDYPTEKNYELLDLIIRTSSNPESIVLDCFCGSGTTLKSAHINNRRWIGIDQSEHAIKASITKLKSIKGDLFIKEPEYDFIDLEKVLHDKNA, from the coding sequence ATGCAAGATTTACTTATCAAAGGGGATAATATTCAAGGACTCAATTACCTTTTGCAGAATAAAAATTTCAAGGGTAGAATAGATTTAGTTTACATTGATCCTCCTTTTGCAACAGGTGGTAATTTTACAATTACGGATGGCAGAGCATCTACAATCAGCAATTCAAGAAATGGCGATATTGCCTATTCAGATAAACTCATGGGGAAGAAGTTTGTTGAGTTCTTGAGAGCAAGAATAGTTCTGTTGCATGAGTTGATGTCTGAGCAAGGTTCCATTTATGTTCATATTGACTATAAAATTGGGCATTACATCAAAGTGATGATGGATGAAATTTTTGGAATTGAAAATTTCAGAAATGACATTACAAGAATAAAGTGTAATCCGAAGAATTTTGACCGCATTGGGTATGGTAACATCAAAGACCTTATCTTGTTTTACACTAAATCATCAAATCCTATTTGGAACGAACCACGAGAGAAATATACAGAGAAAGACCTCGAAAAGTTGTTTCCCAAAATAGATAAACAAGGAAGAAGATATACAACTGTGCCAATTCATGCCCCTGGCGAAACGGAAAACGGGAAATCCAATCAGCCGTTCAAGGGAATGATGCCTCCTAAAGGCAGGCATTGGCGCACGGATGTTGAAACTCTTGAACAATGGGACAAAGAAGGACTAATTGAATGGTCTCCAACTGGAAACCCAAGAAAAATAATTTATGCAGACGAAAGAGAAGGGAAAAGGGTTCAAGATGTTTGGGAATTCAAAGACCCACAATATCCTGACTATCCAACTGAAAAAAATTATGAGCTGTTGGATTTAATTATTCGCACTTCTTCAAATCCAGAAAGCATAGTTTTAGATTGTTTCTGTGGTTCAGGAACAACGTTAAAATCAGCCCATATCAATAACAGACGATGGATTGGAATTGACCAATCGGAACACGCTATTAAAGCGAGCATCACAAAATTAAAATCAATTAAAGGCGACCTTTTTATTAAGGAGCCTGAATATGACTTTATTGATTTAGAAAAGGTGTTACATGATAAGAACGCCTAA
- a CDS encoding restriction endonuclease, whose amino-acid sequence MNRWIELSIEYANQRSYLDDLFQVYPTIPEGIRDIDEEIWTNVEQAFSRRDNDTLIRELLRLDLFPIKDSYVAYLKRDSSAIDRNPRTVNRICGRLYEMGLDKIYERSSEPKETNRQIGPMFREWMRKKSLGITPVDLAEFIANDNDAILDASDNAMMEFAKDNLAYQHIKGLDFIARFKGKYIIGEAKFLTDFGGHQNAQFNDAISTIEAKGVRAIKVAILDGVLYIRSNNKMYKSITTTYKDYNIMSSLVLREFLYNL is encoded by the coding sequence ATGAACAGATGGATTGAATTAAGCATAGAGTATGCAAATCAAAGGTCATATCTTGATGACCTCTTTCAAGTGTATCCAACCATTCCCGAAGGGATAAGGGACATTGACGAAGAGATATGGACTAATGTTGAGCAAGCCTTTAGTCGCAGAGACAATGACACTCTCATCAGAGAACTCTTGAGACTTGATCTCTTCCCAATAAAAGACAGTTATGTGGCATACCTAAAAAGAGATAGTTCCGCAATTGATAGAAATCCAAGAACCGTCAACCGTATTTGTGGACGACTTTATGAGATGGGACTTGATAAAATATATGAAAGGTCAAGTGAACCAAAAGAAACAAACCGACAGATTGGCCCTATGTTTCGGGAGTGGATGAGAAAAAAATCTCTCGGTATCACACCTGTTGATTTAGCCGAATTTATAGCCAATGATAATGATGCTATCTTAGATGCGAGCGACAATGCTATGATGGAGTTTGCAAAAGATAATTTGGCCTATCAACACATTAAGGGACTGGATTTCATAGCAAGATTTAAGGGTAAATACATTATCGGAGAGGCGAAATTTCTTACCGATTTTGGTGGACACCAGAACGCACAATTCAATGATGCAATCAGCACTATTGAAGCAAAAGGGGTTAGGGCTATAAAAGTTGCTATCTTAGATGGTGTGTTATACATAAGAAGTAACAACAAAATGTATAAATCCATAACAACCACTTATAAAGATTACAATATTATGAGTTCGTTGGTATTGCGTGAATTCCTATACAACTTATGA